From a single Micromonospora carbonacea genomic region:
- a CDS encoding low temperature requirement protein A: MRSGGWSLGVRPGAPGSRTTRLELFYDLVFVYAFLNVTTLTVHDPSPVNLCRCLLVLGLLWWCWTGFAGLGNAVRADQGILPLVGFVTVAATFLLALSMPGAFTDRPGGLNGPLVFAGCYFLVRAAQLAVLGWVARGDPVRLRRWAWLAGLPVVAAALLVAAALVPPWIAHDGTATALQLALWAAALTLEYVAGTSLGGAYWVVVSAGHWAERHALMVLIALGESIIALGLGSKFVTGLPLTWPVVVAAVSGIAIAATLWWAYFDVLALAVEQALHRARDPVARARLARDVYTYLHLPIIAGVIFFALGIKDLLVEAADPTSPAWGEPLGAFWILVLYGGVGLYLLSLVACGVRALRVLRWPPVVAVAVLAGLSPVAARIGALHALLLLGAVCVVLTVVETRGEGRRRHRVRQLALAEQAEAEAEASRWRAGHL; this comes from the coding sequence GTGCGCAGCGGGGGATGGTCGCTCGGCGTGCGACCCGGCGCGCCCGGCTCGCGCACCACCCGGCTGGAGCTCTTCTACGACCTGGTCTTCGTGTACGCGTTCCTCAACGTCACCACGCTGACCGTGCACGACCCGAGCCCCGTCAACCTGTGCCGCTGCCTGCTCGTGCTGGGGCTGCTGTGGTGGTGCTGGACGGGCTTCGCCGGGCTCGGCAACGCCGTCCGCGCCGACCAGGGGATCCTGCCGCTGGTCGGCTTCGTGACGGTCGCCGCGACCTTCCTGCTGGCCCTGAGCATGCCGGGCGCGTTCACGGACCGGCCCGGCGGGCTGAACGGCCCGCTGGTCTTCGCGGGCTGCTACTTCCTGGTCCGCGCCGCGCAGCTCGCGGTCCTCGGCTGGGTGGCCCGGGGCGACCCGGTCCGGCTGCGCCGCTGGGCGTGGCTCGCCGGGCTGCCGGTGGTCGCGGCGGCCCTGCTCGTCGCGGCCGCGCTGGTGCCGCCGTGGATCGCCCACGACGGCACGGCGACGGCCCTGCAACTGGCCCTCTGGGCCGCCGCGCTGACCCTGGAGTACGTGGCCGGGACGAGCCTCGGCGGCGCGTACTGGGTGGTGGTGTCGGCGGGGCACTGGGCGGAGCGGCACGCCCTGATGGTGCTGATCGCGCTCGGCGAGTCGATCATCGCGTTGGGGCTGGGCTCGAAGTTCGTCACCGGGCTGCCGCTGACCTGGCCGGTGGTGGTGGCCGCGGTGAGCGGCATCGCGATCGCCGCGACGCTGTGGTGGGCGTACTTCGACGTCCTGGCGCTCGCCGTCGAGCAGGCGCTGCACCGGGCCCGCGACCCGGTCGCGCGGGCCCGGCTGGCCCGCGACGTGTACACGTACCTGCACCTGCCGATCATCGCCGGGGTGATCTTCTTCGCCCTCGGGATCAAGGACCTGCTCGTCGAGGCGGCGGATCCGACCTCGCCGGCCTGGGGCGAGCCGCTGGGGGCGTTCTGGATCCTCGTCCTCTACGGCGGGGTCGGCCTCTACCTGCTCAGCCTCGTCGCCTGCGGGGTGCGGGCGCTGCGGGTGCTGCGCTGGCCGCCGGTGGTCGCGGTGGCGGTGCTGGCCGGGCTGTCGCCGGTGGCCGCCCGGATCGGGGCCCTGCACGCGCTGCTGCTGCTGGGGGCGGTCTGCGTGGTGCTGACGGTGGTGGAGACCCGGGGGGAGGGACGTCGCCGGCACCGGGTCCGCCAGTTGGCGCTGGCGGAGCAGGCCGAGGCCGAGGCCGAGGCGAGCCGGTGGCGCGCCGGGCACCTGTGA
- the hisF gene encoding imidazole glycerol phosphate synthase subunit HisF: protein MTVAVRVIPCLDVDAGRVVKGVNFLDLRDAGDPVELAAAYDRAGADELTFLDVTASSSDRGTMLDVVRRTAESVFIPLTVGGGVRQVADVDTLLRAGADKVGVNTAAIARPELIAEIADRFGRQVLVLSLDVRRAPAGTTTSGFEVTTHGGRRGTGLDAVEWARRGAELGAGEILLNSMDADGTKAGFDLELIGAVRAVVDVPVVASGGAGEVAHFPPAIAAGADAVLAASVFHFGELTVAEVKDALRGSGHPVR from the coding sequence ATGACGGTGGCGGTGCGGGTGATCCCGTGTCTCGACGTGGACGCCGGGCGGGTGGTCAAGGGGGTCAACTTCCTCGACCTGCGCGACGCCGGCGACCCGGTGGAGCTGGCGGCGGCGTACGACCGGGCGGGCGCGGACGAGCTGACCTTCCTGGACGTGACCGCCTCCTCCAGCGACCGGGGCACCATGCTCGACGTGGTGCGGCGCACCGCCGAGTCGGTCTTCATCCCGCTCACCGTGGGCGGCGGCGTGCGGCAGGTCGCCGACGTCGACACGCTGCTGCGGGCCGGGGCCGACAAGGTCGGGGTGAACACCGCGGCCATCGCCCGGCCCGAGCTGATCGCCGAGATCGCCGACCGATTCGGCCGGCAGGTGCTGGTGCTCTCCCTCGACGTGCGCCGCGCCCCGGCCGGCACCACCACGAGCGGCTTCGAGGTCACCACCCACGGCGGCCGCCGGGGCACCGGGCTCGACGCCGTCGAGTGGGCGCGGCGCGGCGCCGAGCTGGGCGCGGGGGAGATCCTGCTCAACTCGATGGACGCCGACGGCACGAAGGCCGGCTTCGACCTGGAGCTGATCGGCGCGGTCCGCGCCGTCGTCGACGTGCCGGTGGTGGCCAGCGGCGGGGCGGGCGAGGTGGCCCACTTCCCGCCGGCCATCGCCGCCGGGGCCGACGCGGTGCTCGCCGCCAGCGTCTTCCACTTCGGCGAGCTCACCGTCGCCGAGGTCAAGGACGCCCTGCGCGGCTCGGGCCACCCCGTGCGCTGA
- a CDS encoding MocR-like transcription factor YczR — protein sequence MTSQVRGTQLARLLGQWHALPGRRRSPDYAALAGAVRGLLADGRLPLGVRLPAERELAEALRISRTTVTAAYRQLRESGHLASRRGAGSWTMLPGTHRVASTGLWTPLDDRDMIDLGVAALAAPPELLPAARAAAEDLPRYLGGAGYHPTGVIELREAVAAGYTARGLPTSPDQIMVTSGTQHALDLVLRLALAPGGNVLVESPTYPNALAALAARRARITTHGLATDAAGWDADLLLGSLRQGRPKLAYLIPDFQNPTGHLMPAELRERVVAAGHAAGTDLVIDESFVDLPLDGTELPPPVATFDRHSRVISIGGMSKPYWGGLRIGWVRASAPQVQRLAAARVGVDMASPVLDQLVAVHLLADAPAIVAARRTQLAAQRDALTDALARRLPDWRVTAPRGGVTLWVELDGPISSALARAAEEVGVRLAPGPRFGLDGTLERFLRLPFTLPAADLAEAVGRLAAVRYDLDRAGRPRWQEPAVIA from the coding sequence ATGACGAGCCAGGTGCGTGGGACCCAATTGGCTCGGCTCCTCGGGCAGTGGCACGCGCTGCCCGGCCGCCGCCGCAGCCCGGACTACGCCGCGCTCGCCGGCGCCGTCCGGGGGCTGCTCGCCGACGGCCGGCTGCCCCTGGGGGTGCGCCTGCCGGCCGAGCGGGAGCTGGCCGAGGCGCTGCGGATCAGCCGGACCACGGTGACCGCCGCGTACCGGCAGTTGCGGGAGAGCGGTCACCTGGCCAGCCGCCGGGGGGCGGGCAGCTGGACGATGCTCCCGGGCACCCACCGGGTGGCCAGCACCGGCCTGTGGACCCCGCTGGACGACCGCGACATGATCGACCTCGGGGTGGCCGCGCTGGCCGCGCCGCCCGAGCTGCTGCCCGCCGCCCGGGCCGCCGCCGAGGACCTGCCCCGCTACCTGGGCGGGGCCGGCTACCACCCGACCGGCGTCATCGAGCTGCGCGAGGCGGTCGCCGCCGGCTACACGGCGCGGGGCCTGCCCACCTCGCCCGACCAGATCATGGTCACCAGCGGCACCCAGCACGCGCTGGACCTGGTGCTGCGGCTGGCCCTGGCACCCGGGGGCAACGTGCTGGTCGAGTCGCCGACGTACCCGAACGCCCTCGCCGCCCTCGCCGCCCGCCGGGCCCGGATCACCACGCACGGCCTGGCCACCGACGCCGCCGGCTGGGACGCCGACCTGCTGCTGGGCAGCCTGCGCCAGGGGCGGCCGAAGCTGGCCTACCTGATCCCCGACTTCCAGAACCCGACCGGGCACCTGATGCCGGCCGAGCTGCGCGAGCGGGTGGTCGCCGCGGGCCACGCCGCCGGCACCGACCTGGTGATCGACGAGTCGTTCGTGGACCTGCCGCTGGACGGCACCGAGCTGCCCCCGCCCGTCGCCACGTTCGACCGGCACTCCCGGGTGATCTCCATCGGCGGGATGAGCAAGCCCTACTGGGGCGGCCTGCGCATCGGCTGGGTCCGCGCGTCCGCCCCGCAGGTGCAGCGGCTCGCCGCCGCCCGGGTCGGGGTGGACATGGCCAGCCCGGTGCTCGACCAGCTCGTCGCGGTCCACCTGCTCGCCGACGCGCCGGCCATCGTGGCCGCCCGCCGCACCCAGCTCGCCGCCCAGCGCGACGCCCTGACCGACGCGCTCGCGCGCCGCCTGCCCGACTGGCGGGTCACCGCGCCGCGCGGCGGGGTGACGCTCTGGGTGGAGCTGGACGGGCCGATCTCCAGCGCGCTGGCCCGCGCCGCCGAGGAGGTCGGCGTACGGCTGGCCCCCGGTCCCCGGTTCGGCCTGGACGGCACCCTCGAACGCTTCCTGCGGCTGCCGTTCACGCTGCCCGCCGCGGACCTCGCGGAGGCCGTCGGGCGGCTCGCGGCGGTCCGCTACGACCTGGACCGCGCCGGCCGCCCGCGCTGGCAGGAGCCGGCCGTCATCGCCTGA
- a CDS encoding AMP-dependent synthetase/ligase yields the protein MSLDVPYRSIPDMFLKRVAATPDRPAFAHPAPDDSGPVWLTWAQVGQRARAVAAGLHGLGVGREDPVAILSSTRLDWVLADFGIMCAGGATTTVYPTTEPEDTTYIVADSGSRVLFAENPAQAAKIAGATLPALTHVVLFDGTPDPAAAVPQLTLAELEERGGRTLADDPGLIERLTADLGPDHLATLIYTSGTTGRPKGVELLHGGWCWEGVAQAEVGLLRTDDLQYLWLPLAHSFGKTLLCGATHVGLPTYVDGRVEKLVELLAVVRPTLMCGAPRVFEKVYNKAVTTAQGAGGAKAKIFAWGVRVGKEKVGLEQAGRPVPAGLRLRYALAEKLVFSKLQARLGGRIRVLVSGSAPLSKEIATFFAAANLPISEGYGLTESSAGNFVNPPGGLRIGTVGRAMGDLECRIDTDGEILVRGRPVMRGYHHLPEDTAAAFTEDGFFRTGDIGSLDDDGYLRITDRKKDLVKTSGGKYVAPSHIEGMFKALCPYTSQAVVIGQARNYCTMLVSLDPDAILGWAAGGPLEGRSYAEIAASAEARAMVEGYVAQLNAKLNRWETIKKVTVLPRDLTIEDGEMTPSLKIKRRGVESNFAAEIDRMYEGSLAEI from the coding sequence ATGTCTCTCGATGTACCGTACCGTTCCATCCCCGACATGTTCCTCAAGCGCGTCGCGGCCACCCCCGACCGCCCCGCGTTCGCCCACCCCGCCCCCGACGACTCCGGGCCGGTCTGGCTGACCTGGGCCCAGGTGGGGCAGCGGGCCCGGGCGGTCGCGGCGGGGCTGCACGGGCTCGGTGTCGGCCGCGAGGACCCGGTGGCGATCCTGTCGAGCACCAGGCTCGACTGGGTGCTCGCCGACTTCGGCATCATGTGCGCGGGTGGCGCCACCACCACCGTCTACCCGACCACCGAGCCCGAGGACACCACGTACATCGTCGCCGACTCCGGCTCGCGGGTGCTGTTCGCGGAGAACCCGGCCCAGGCCGCCAAGATCGCCGGTGCGACGCTGCCGGCCCTGACCCACGTGGTGCTCTTCGACGGCACGCCCGACCCGGCGGCGGCCGTGCCGCAGCTGACCCTCGCCGAGCTGGAGGAGCGCGGCGGCCGGACCCTGGCCGACGACCCGGGGCTGATCGAGCGCCTGACCGCCGACCTCGGGCCCGACCACCTGGCCACCCTCATCTACACCTCCGGCACCACGGGCCGACCCAAGGGCGTCGAGCTGCTGCACGGCGGGTGGTGCTGGGAGGGCGTCGCGCAGGCCGAGGTGGGGCTGCTGCGCACCGACGACCTGCAGTACCTGTGGCTGCCGCTGGCCCACTCGTTCGGCAAGACCCTGCTCTGCGGCGCGACCCACGTCGGCCTGCCGACCTACGTCGACGGGCGGGTCGAGAAGCTGGTCGAGCTGCTGGCCGTCGTGCGGCCGACGCTGATGTGCGGAGCGCCCCGGGTCTTCGAGAAGGTCTACAACAAGGCGGTCACCACCGCGCAGGGCGCCGGCGGCGCGAAGGCGAAGATCTTCGCCTGGGGGGTGCGGGTCGGCAAGGAGAAGGTCGGGCTGGAGCAGGCCGGGCGGCCCGTCCCCGCCGGGCTGAGGCTGCGCTACGCGCTGGCCGAGAAGCTGGTGTTCAGCAAGCTCCAGGCCCGCCTCGGCGGCCGGATCCGGGTGCTGGTCTCCGGCTCCGCGCCGCTGAGCAAGGAGATCGCCACCTTCTTCGCCGCCGCCAACCTGCCGATCTCCGAGGGGTACGGCCTCACCGAGAGCAGCGCCGGCAACTTCGTCAACCCGCCCGGCGGCCTGCGCATCGGCACCGTCGGCCGGGCGATGGGCGACCTGGAGTGCCGGATCGACACCGACGGGGAGATCCTGGTCCGGGGCCGGCCGGTCATGCGGGGCTACCACCACCTCCCCGAGGACACGGCCGCCGCGTTCACCGAGGACGGCTTCTTCCGCACCGGCGACATCGGCAGCCTCGACGACGACGGCTACCTGCGCATCACCGACCGGAAGAAGGACCTGGTCAAGACCTCCGGCGGCAAGTACGTCGCCCCCTCGCACATCGAGGGCATGTTCAAGGCGCTGTGCCCGTACACGTCGCAGGCGGTCGTCATCGGCCAGGCCCGCAACTACTGCACGATGCTGGTCAGCCTCGACCCGGACGCGATCCTGGGCTGGGCGGCCGGCGGCCCGCTGGAGGGGCGCAGCTACGCCGAGATCGCCGCCTCCGCCGAGGCCCGGGCCATGGTCGAGGGGTACGTCGCCCAGCTCAACGCCAAGCTCAACCGCTGGGAGACGATCAAGAAGGTGACCGTCCTGCCCCGCGACCTGACCATCGAGGACGGCGAGATGACCCCGTCCCTCAAGATCAAGCGCCGGGGCGTGGAGAGCAACTTCGCGGCCGAGATCGACCGGATGTACGAGGGCAGCCTCGCCGAGATCTGA
- a CDS encoding ABC transporter ATP-binding protein codes for MTSRTSRDVLRRGLSVLGRAIREQPRIFAVAVSGSVLFGGLVIASAYVVGAVVGDVVVPAIARGSVGVAALALAAGALFGISVLRVVGIFGRRLGAGYMQFRLQAAYRRQVTRRYLDLPLSWHQRNATGTLLSNANSDVEAAWYPIAPLPFAVGTVVMLVGAIASLFVTDWALALVGLAVFPALFALNVVYSRRMAPRQARAQRLRAEVSGIAHESFDGALVVKTMGREAQETARFAARAGELRDALISVGRLRGVFDPMLETLPSLGTLAVLVVGAFRLRQGAISVTDLVSVAFLFTVLAFPVRAIGWVLAELPRSVAGWDRVRRVLDATGEMPYGDVALDPADPTPATLAFADVGFAYEPAEAHLPGAEVLGEVTFTVPAGKTVALVGPTGSGKSTIAALAVRLVDPHTGTVSLDGVDVRRLTAASLAGTAALVAQVPFVFDDTVRANIALDRPGVTDDDVWAALRLAEADGFVAALPEGLDTMVGERGTSLSGGQRQRLTLARALAGRPRLLVLDDATSAVDPRVEAAILAGLRAPAAGGPAASILVVAYRRATIALADEVIYLEQGRVVARGTHAELLATVSGYADLVTAYEQAEAESEQQPRPYDEVTPLTSGLEVEVDR; via the coding sequence GTGACCAGCAGGACAAGTCGGGACGTGCTCCGCAGGGGGCTGTCCGTGCTCGGCCGGGCGATCCGGGAGCAGCCCCGGATCTTCGCGGTGGCGGTCAGCGGCAGCGTGCTGTTCGGCGGGCTGGTGATCGCCAGCGCGTACGTCGTCGGCGCGGTGGTCGGCGACGTCGTGGTGCCGGCGATCGCGCGCGGGTCGGTGGGCGTCGCCGCCCTCGCCCTCGCCGCCGGGGCGCTGTTCGGCATCAGCGTGCTGCGGGTGGTCGGCATCTTCGGCCGCCGGCTCGGCGCGGGCTACATGCAGTTCCGGCTCCAGGCCGCCTACCGCCGGCAGGTCACCCGCCGCTACCTGGACCTGCCGCTGTCCTGGCACCAGCGCAACGCCACCGGCACCCTGCTGTCCAACGCCAACTCCGACGTCGAGGCGGCCTGGTACCCGATCGCCCCGCTGCCCTTCGCCGTCGGCACCGTGGTCATGCTGGTCGGCGCGATCGCCTCCCTGTTCGTCACCGACTGGGCGCTGGCCCTCGTCGGGCTCGCGGTCTTCCCCGCCCTGTTCGCCCTCAACGTGGTCTACTCCCGCCGGATGGCCCCGCGCCAGGCCCGCGCCCAGCGGCTGCGCGCCGAGGTCAGCGGCATCGCCCACGAGAGCTTCGACGGCGCCCTGGTGGTCAAGACCATGGGCCGCGAGGCGCAGGAGACCGCCCGGTTCGCCGCCCGCGCCGGCGAGCTGCGCGACGCGCTGATCTCCGTCGGCCGGCTGCGCGGCGTCTTCGACCCGATGCTGGAGACCCTGCCCAGCCTCGGCACCCTCGCCGTGCTGGTCGTCGGCGCATTCCGTCTCCGGCAGGGCGCCATCTCCGTCACCGACCTGGTCAGCGTGGCCTTCCTGTTCACCGTGCTCGCCTTCCCCGTGCGGGCCATCGGCTGGGTGCTGGCCGAGCTGCCGCGCAGCGTCGCCGGCTGGGACCGGGTGCGCCGGGTGCTCGACGCCACCGGCGAGATGCCGTACGGCGACGTCGCCCTCGACCCGGCCGACCCGACGCCGGCCACGCTCGCCTTCGCCGACGTCGGCTTCGCCTACGAGCCCGCCGAGGCGCACCTGCCCGGTGCCGAGGTGCTCGGCGAGGTCACCTTCACCGTGCCCGCCGGGAAGACCGTGGCCCTGGTCGGGCCCACCGGCTCGGGCAAGTCCACCATCGCCGCGCTGGCCGTGCGGCTGGTCGACCCGCACACCGGCACGGTCAGCCTCGACGGCGTCGACGTCCGCCGGCTCACCGCCGCCTCGCTGGCCGGCACCGCCGCCCTGGTCGCCCAGGTGCCGTTCGTCTTCGACGACACCGTGCGGGCGAACATCGCGCTGGACCGGCCCGGCGTCACCGACGACGACGTCTGGGCCGCGCTGCGGCTCGCCGAGGCCGACGGCTTCGTCGCCGCGCTCCCCGAGGGGCTCGACACGATGGTCGGCGAGCGGGGCACCTCGCTCTCCGGCGGGCAGCGGCAGCGGCTCACCCTGGCCCGGGCCCTCGCCGGGCGGCCCCGGCTGCTGGTCCTCGACGACGCCACCAGCGCGGTCGACCCGAGGGTGGAGGCGGCCATCCTCGCCGGGCTGCGCGCCCCGGCCGCCGGCGGCCCCGCCGCCTCGATCCTCGTGGTGGCCTACCGGCGGGCCACCATCGCCCTCGCCGACGAGGTGATCTACCTGGAACAGGGCCGGGTGGTCGCCCGGGGCACCCACGCCGAGCTGCTCGCCACCGTCTCCGGCTACGCCGACCTGGTCACCGCCTACGAGCAGGCCGAGGCCGAGAGCGAGCAGCAGCCCCGCCCGTACGACGAGGTCACCCCGCTGACCTCCGGCCTGGAAGTCGAGGTGGACCGGTGA
- a CDS encoding TIGR03085 family metal-binding protein has translation MPRYARSEREALADLMQTLGPDAPTVNEGWSVRDLAAHLVVRERRPDAAGGIALPPLRGYAERVRLRVAARPFDELVAQVRRPPLWSPLSNPLTDELVNAMEFYIHHEDVRRARAGWGPRDLPAGLDAVLWRRASVLGRLALRRFPADLLVQAPGHGALSAGRGGPRVRVVGAPGELTLFLTGRQRVSRVQVEGPAAVVDRLRAAQLGI, from the coding sequence ATGCCGCGGTACGCCCGGTCGGAGCGCGAGGCGCTCGCCGACCTCATGCAGACCCTGGGTCCTGATGCGCCGACCGTCAACGAGGGCTGGTCGGTCCGGGACCTCGCCGCCCACCTCGTCGTGCGGGAGCGGCGGCCGGACGCCGCCGGGGGGATCGCGCTGCCACCGCTGCGCGGGTACGCCGAACGGGTGCGCCTGCGGGTCGCGGCGCGGCCCTTCGACGAGCTGGTGGCGCAGGTGCGCCGGCCGCCGCTGTGGAGCCCGCTGAGCAATCCCCTCACCGACGAGCTGGTCAACGCCATGGAGTTCTACATCCACCACGAGGACGTCCGGCGGGCCCGGGCGGGGTGGGGCCCGCGCGACCTGCCGGCCGGGCTGGACGCGGTGCTGTGGCGGCGGGCCTCGGTGCTCGGCCGGCTGGCGCTGCGCCGCTTCCCGGCCGACCTGCTGGTGCAGGCGCCCGGGCACGGCGCGCTGTCGGCGGGGCGGGGCGGGCCACGGGTGCGGGTGGTCGGCGCGCCGGGCGAGCTGACGCTCTTCCTCACCGGCCGGCAGCGGGTCTCGCGGGTGCAGGTGGAGGGGCCGGCGGCGGTGGTGGACCGGCTCCGGGCCGCCCAGCTCGGCATCTGA
- a CDS encoding membrane protein YczE translates to MVAIGNLRHRPARRLVQLYAGLTLYGVSMALMIRSGLGLDPWDVFHQGVARRTGLSFGTVTIAVGALVLLLWIPLRQRPGLGTVSNVLVIGLVVDATLALLPGDAPLAARAALLVVGIVANGAATALYLGARLGPGPRDGLMTGYVARRPGRSVRLVRTVIEVTVLALGWLLGGTVGVGTVAYALAIGPLTQLFLPPFTVDAHPAGAGPVEVGAAGPRPAGP, encoded by the coding sequence ATGGTGGCAATTGGCAATCTGCGGCACCGGCCCGCCCGGCGGCTGGTCCAGCTCTACGCGGGGCTGACCCTCTACGGCGTCAGCATGGCGCTGATGATCCGCTCCGGCCTCGGCCTCGACCCGTGGGACGTCTTCCACCAGGGCGTCGCCCGGCGGACCGGGCTGTCGTTCGGCACCGTCACCATCGCCGTCGGCGCGCTCGTGCTGCTGCTGTGGATCCCGCTGCGGCAACGACCGGGCCTCGGCACGGTCAGCAACGTGCTGGTCATCGGGCTCGTGGTCGACGCCACCCTGGCCCTGCTGCCCGGCGACGCCCCGCTGGCGGCACGGGCGGCGCTGCTGGTCGTCGGGATCGTCGCCAACGGTGCCGCCACCGCCCTCTACCTGGGCGCGCGGCTCGGCCCCGGCCCCCGCGACGGCCTGATGACCGGCTACGTGGCGCGCCGCCCCGGCCGGTCGGTCCGGCTGGTCCGCACCGTCATCGAGGTCACCGTGCTGGCCCTCGGCTGGCTGCTCGGCGGCACCGTCGGCGTCGGCACCGTCGCGTACGCCCTCGCCATCGGGCCGCTGACCCAACTGTTCCTGCCCCCGTTCACCGTCGACGCGCACCCGGCGGGGGCGGGACCGGTCGAGGTGGGGGCCGCCGGGCCACGCCCCGCCGGACCGTGA
- a CDS encoding terpene synthase family protein → MRSFAVSALDEPPFPPCRHAGTDLAAAQSLGWAQAFGLITNGRRMHRLRHAGAAELAGRTCPDAPDDRLRLLTDLITWLFVVDDACDDDGLGDAPTRLAPVVADLLAVLDRHGAPGVAPAGCPLGAALDDLCRRIRAHGRAPLLLRFVGQLRDYLLALLWEAANREHGRVPGVAEYVALRRHTGAVHPAFTLTDLAYDAPPEADRRAEPALVDVETLAADLVCWCNDLFSYGKENRAGPDAHNLVSAIAAETGRGEPAALRAAADRFNRALARYAEREAALRDDDPALRSFLAARRNWVRATYDWSLRAARYA, encoded by the coding sequence GTGCGGAGCTTCGCGGTCTCTGCCCTGGACGAGCCACCGTTTCCTCCGTGCCGGCACGCCGGCACCGATCTGGCCGCCGCGCAGAGCCTGGGCTGGGCGCAGGCGTTCGGCCTGATCACCAACGGACGCCGGATGCACCGGCTGCGGCACGCCGGCGCCGCCGAGCTGGCCGGGCGCACCTGCCCGGACGCGCCCGACGACCGGCTGCGGCTGCTCACCGACCTGATCACCTGGCTCTTCGTCGTCGACGACGCCTGCGACGACGACGGGCTCGGCGACGCGCCCACCCGGCTCGCCCCGGTCGTGGCCGACCTGCTCGCGGTGCTGGACCGGCACGGCGCCCCGGGCGTCGCCCCGGCCGGCTGCCCGCTGGGCGCCGCGCTGGACGACCTCTGCCGCCGGATCCGGGCCCACGGGCGTGCGCCGCTGCTGCTGCGCTTCGTCGGCCAGCTGCGCGACTACCTGCTGGCCCTGCTGTGGGAGGCGGCGAACCGGGAGCACGGCCGGGTGCCCGGCGTGGCCGAGTACGTCGCGCTGCGCCGGCACACCGGGGCGGTGCATCCCGCGTTCACCCTGACCGACCTCGCGTACGACGCGCCGCCGGAGGCGGACCGCCGCGCCGAGCCGGCGCTCGTCGACGTCGAGACCCTGGCGGCGGACCTGGTCTGCTGGTGCAACGACCTGTTCTCGTACGGGAAGGAGAACCGGGCGGGGCCGGACGCGCACAACCTGGTCAGCGCGATCGCGGCGGAGACCGGCCGGGGCGAGCCGGCGGCGCTGCGGGCGGCGGCCGACCGGTTCAACCGGGCCCTGGCGCGCTACGCCGAGCGGGAGGCGGCCCTGCGCGACGACGACCCGGCGCTGCGCTCGTTCCTGGCGGCCCGCCGCAACTGGGTCCGGGCCACCTACGACTGGTCGCTGCGGGCCGCCCGGTACGCCTGA